Proteins encoded together in one Oncorhynchus masou masou isolate Uvic2021 chromosome 3, UVic_Omas_1.1, whole genome shotgun sequence window:
- the LOC135509602 gene encoding SLAM family member 9-like: protein MANLCFPIAILLTLLHQAEPSAETSVFVLKGQDVRLNVQTNVQLQAVDVLFWKFNRLDNVVRYPPKDTFERYRGRAEFSVGNLSLLLKNLQEGDSGLYDAVVSGNNDRNVAKYLIKVQKRVEPPVLTVDSNSTINGNCNVTVACRSQNISVDSSCNSSTCSQVGGESRGAETSTVPLLSVYVAGGSIICNHSNQVSWANDTKEIKTICQEKERDIDHNYAVTVGMPGPIIHVIIIFVGCALIGW, encoded by the exons ATGGCGAACTTGTGTTTCCCAATCGCTATTCTACTAACTCTTCTCCATCAAGCAG AGCCCAGTGCTGAGACATCTGTGTTTGTGCTGAAGGGGCAGGATGTTCGCCTGAATGTCCAGACAAATGTTCAACTGCAAGCTGTTGATGTGCTATTTTGGAAGTTTAACAGATTAGACAATGTTGTAAGGTACCCCCCAAAAGATACCTTTGAAAGGTACCGAGGTAGGGCTGAATTTAGTGTGGGAAACCTCTCTCTGCTACTGAAGAACCTCCAGGAAGGAGACAGTGGACTTTATGATGCAGTTGTGTCTGGTAACAATGACAGAAACGTTGCTAAATACTTGATAAAAGTCCAAA AGAGAGTTGAGCCTCCAGTCCTGACAGTGGACTCTAACTCCACCATCAATGGCAACTGTAACGTGACTGTGGCCTGCAGAAGTCAGAACATCTCTGTCGACTCCAGCTGTAACAGCAGCACCTGCTCTCaggtgggaggagagagtagaggagctGAGACCTCCACTGtccccctgctctctgtctatgTGGCAGGGGGTTCCATCATCTGTAACCACAGCAACCAAGTCAGCTGGGCCAACGACACCAAGGAGATCAAAACAATTTGTCAGGAAAAAG AGCGGGACATAGACCACAACTACGCTGTCACAGTCGGGATGCCAGGTCCCATCATCCACGTCATCATCATCTTTGTTGGATGCGCCTTGATTGGTTGGTGA